Below is a genomic region from Schistocerca americana isolate TAMUIC-IGC-003095 chromosome 1, iqSchAmer2.1, whole genome shotgun sequence.
cttcctttcctttgCTCTCTTTCTCTTCTGGTGGAGGTTTAGGCAGGTGAGAGTTCAGATCTAGAGTTTTGCAGATCTCTTCCCAGTCAGGGAAGCACCTGCGTtcagaaattaaatttataaaattatgCACAGTTTCTCACAAAATATACTTCAGTTATCCTCGTAGTAATATTCTAAACCCAAGAATGAATGTTATTAGCCAATAGTTTTGTCAAAGTTCTTCCATTAACACAAACACATATCTGaagcataatatatatatatgccttAACATGACGGACATATTACCTTTCTTTCATTCTGTTCACATGGCCTACAAGGTTTGCACAGTTCTCTTGCATGTAGTCTCTTAGCGAATACTGAACCTCCTTTTCAATGAAATATATCTGAGCCAAGCTTGAAAATGCTACAACATCCAACTGAAAAATATAAAGGCAAAATCAAATTAAATACGAATCTTTAATCATAGCATTTGTGAAAGTGAAGTAACAAGcaagtttttttttaaacaaaaatgtaaagaaaaattacCGTCGTCGGCTCATCTCCGAAGAAGAAAGGTTTGTCTGCCAACATATCTGACAGTACTTTGAGATCATTTTGACCAAATTCAATTATTTCCTCAGGCTTGTGTACACCAATTCCCTGAGCTTTCACTTTCTTGGCTCCCTGAAACatggaaacatttatttttatataaacTGTCAACAATGTACTCAGATGTAACTAAGTTTATGTTTGTTTAACTTTACCTTGCGGGCAAATGTGAACTTGAAGAAGAAGTTTAATATTCCATTAGGGATTTTTGAGCCAAGGGCAtgctgcaggtttactttatatccCTTGATAACATTATCTGGGTATTTTGTCCTCCACCACGCAACCACCCTGtaacattttaatttgttatgacATTCTTACTTTGTGATTGTGTGCCATGTGATGATACCTTACATCATTATTTAATGAATGAATGAACATTTAGTACATAGAGAGAAAGAATAATAGTAACAGAGTATCTTTCCAACTTTATTACAAATTGTCCTAATAGATGTGTCTAAAATTTCCTCAATGCAAAAGTAAGTCAATTCAAGgtaactttcaattttttttaaccttTCATTTGTCCACCCTATTGCCACAAATATGGTAGAATAAAATATACAATGTGTCTTCATTTCTTGAGATGGTAtcaaagagagaaaaatattaccTGTATAGAgctgaagtacaagaaataagaATGCTTCAGAGCAAACATGTATACATGGGTTGGAcgaaacaaaaattcaaataaCTCCCATAGTTTTttggataaatatttaaaaatcactaaaATAGAAAATTATTTATAATCTGAATTAATGGCTAGTAACTGAATTAAACTAAGATAATATCTGTTGGCGAGACAGGTTTATATGCTTATCACTTCATAATAGCAAAGACAATGTTTTCAATTTATTCCCATTCTGGCCAAAATTGTTACATTTGAGACACACTCAGCTCGTCTAACTATGCAACATAGTGACTCTTTTACTATACTTTTTGTAATAGGGCCTGCAATTGACAACTAAGCATCCATAAAACCAGAATATTTATTACTATTTGAGTATTTCTCACCAAGTTTCCTTAAAGAAAACTGATCCAGTATCACTCTGGATGGAAGTGTCAAAGTTTTAACATTTTGGCATCGAGCCAAGCTGTCATCAGTGATAATGTACCAAGGTGCTATTTCTGCATGGGAGCAGGGGCATTGCTGCAAACTCTTCCGAGTGTGGGTCCATGTGTGCTCTGCCAGGACTCCACGTGGTGTTGCTTGTGGTAGTTTAGACAGTGTCTAAAGCAACTTTCACTGCACTTAACtggttttacttattttattttattttagaagcAAATGAAAGGCCATTTTGCCTTGAGAAATTTGTAATTACACCAACTTCATTAGAAAGTGGAATACAGAAATAATTCCATGTTATGCAGCAGGCTGTAACATTACTAGAACTAAACCGACACACTACATGGTGCTGAAAATGTTTAGGCCATGAACTGGATCACATTAATATTGGCATGAGCAGACTCTACTCTACATCTCCAACAGGTCTATTCAACAAATTAAACCAGGGCCACACAGCATTGTTTCACCCATAGACAAAATTAATGTGAATGTTCAACCACATATGAACTGACGTCTTTACATATACTCAGCTTCTGTGACTAATGAACAGGCATTTTACACTTACCAAACTAAATGATTCTCAATCATTGAGATCATTGCATGAGAGACATTCTTCTGATCATTTGTCAGACCTGCATCCAAGTCTTTCCCAAATCTTTGTCCCAGCTCTTTTAGGATGATGGTACTGTCAGCAATTTCTTCACCATTCAGCTCTACAAATGGCAGCTGTCCCTTTTTCGACCGGAActtcattttgtgatcaacattctggaaaagaaaaatattttacaacAGGACACTTATTTACATCCTTACAGTTAATTAGATAAAAAGAGCCTGTGTTCACCATGTGTGTGGCAAAAACAAGAGACCTGAATAGGATTAATGAGTTTAATACAACATGATGGATGGGCAGTGTTTGAAGGCAAAGTGATGCACTGAATGAATGAATCACCCATGTGTGTTTCAGAAGACTGAAGTTTAGAATTTGGTAAGTTTGTTCTTTCAGGCATATATTTTAAAAGTATAATGTTTGTACATTTAATGTTATATTTCCTTTATCTATTGTGTGTTCTTGAAAAGCTCATGCTTTTAGATGATTCACATTAATTGCAGAGGCATCGATCTTCACTTAAGTCTCCAAAATCCTCCTTCCATGAAAAGGATAGTTTACTGTGGCCCTCTATGGAATTTTACTTCTACAACAGCAGTTTAAGTGGCACACTATATTTTCCTGAAGGTACTGTAATGTTGCAAGATTGATTACTAAGACCACTTTTTGTAATTATTTCATACATCAGTCCTATGAAGTTTATCACAGTTTTTGTCTGTTCCGTCAAAAATTCAGCACCTAAAGAAGCTTATACTCAGCATCTTCATTTTATCAAAATAAACCGTAATTTTCTGCAAAGTGGTTAGTATTTCAACTGTGGAATCAGCTGTTTCCATCTTAATACAAATTCCATTCCCCACAAAAGCAGTTTTTTCATTACTCTAACAGTCTGCAAGCAGTTATAGCATTCACTGAGTAAATGCAATGCCAAAAATAACCAAGCTAACTGGGAATTAAAGCTGACAGTCAGGAGTGAATCTTTGGGTTTCCCAAGTGATATTACTAAAATTGGTATAGAACAGATCCGAAAAGCTTTCTTTTCCCAGTATTCATCTTTCACTTTACAAACAATGAATGTTTACATATCCTTCTGGGCTAGTACTCAAAAAGTTATGGCAGAAACTGACCGCATACTAGGAAAACCCCGAAGGCTTTGTGGTTCTACTACTTTCCAATACTTTCTCTCCCACGGATGCTAATCCAAACAAGATATCCAAGCAGGAGAACAATACTGGCATATTTCAGGGTTGAACCAAGTTGTGGCAGCTTCTTCAGTTGTTTAATATTGATCACAATGGGCAGTGTTTGATAAGATATAACTGTGCTCACCTGAAGTACCAATGTTAATGTTGTGACTTGGTTCAGATAATTTATAAGCAGTAAAGAGAGTTTTTCATAACTTC
It encodes:
- the LOC124612627 gene encoding failed axon connections is translated as MASDENKAPADTTGEKEQQDKPEKQETGAADSNKQAEQQQESAGQQTAPAPAKPAPAVHKANFEKDVVYLYQFSRTPLIPSLSPYCLKVETWLRLAGIKYENVDHKMKFRSKKGQLPFVELNGEEIADSTIILKELGQRFGKDLDAGLTNDQKNVSHAMISMIENHLVWVVAWWRTKYPDNVIKGYKVNLQHALGSKIPNGILNFFFKFTFARKGAKKVKAQGIGVHKPEEIIEFGQNDLKVLSDMLADKPFFFGDEPTTLDVVAFSSLAQIYFIEKEVQYSLRDYMQENCANLVGHVNRMKERCFPDWEEICKTLDLNSHLPKPPPEEKESKGKEEEKKKEKDEKEGDKEGDKEIEKEIEKEKSEKEEKEVEKDVEENKQKEEKESK